The Candidatus Saccharimonadia bacterium genomic interval GCCAACCGCACCACCATCGAATCCGCCATGGCCAAGGTCTACGGCCGCTCGCTGCGGCTCGCATCGCGCACCACCGAAAACGCCAAGGCTGTTCGCAGCGGCAAACGCGACGCCACCGCCGAACTCGTATCCTCGGCTCTCGAAATCCTCGGTGGCGAGGTCGTAGACTAATGGCTCAGCCAAGCACCAAACGTCGTCGCGACGAACCAGCCGCCCCATCCATCGGCGAGATTCTGGCGCGCGAGGTTTCGGCCGGCCGCATCCCGCCGCAAAACCTCGAAGCCGAAACCAGCCTCCTCGGCTCCATCCTGATCGAAAAAGACGCCATCATTCGCGTCGCCGACATTGTGTCGGCCGAAGATTTCTACGTTGATCGCCACGCCCTCATCTACGCCGCCATTATGGATCTCTACGAGCAACGCCAGCCCATCGATATCGTCAGCCTCTCAAACAAACTCAGTGCCGCCGGGGAACTCGAGCGGATAGGGGGCAGTGCCTACATCGCCAGCCTCACGAGCGCCGTGCCCACCGCGGCTCACGTCGTCCACTACGCCGGCATCGTGTCGCACAAAGCCACCCTGCGCCGTCTCATTGCCGCCGCCTCCAACATCACCGGCTACGGCTACGACGAGCAAACCCCGCTCGACGCCCTCCTCGACAAAGCCGAGCAAACCATCTTTGAAGTTTCGCAAAAAAACCTCAAGCAAAACTTCATCCCCATCAGCTCCATTCTCACCGACTCCTTCGACCGCCTCAACGAAATGCACTCCAACGCCGACAAACTCCGCGGCATCCCCACCGGCTTCCGCGACCTCGACCGCCTGCTGGCCGGCCTCCAAAACTCCGACCTGCTCATCCTGGCCGCCCGCCCGTCCATGGGTAAGACCACGCTCGTCATGAACATCGCCCACCACGTGGCCGCCAAAGAGGGGATACCGGTCGGCTTCTTCAGCCTGGAGGTCTCCAAGGAGCAGCTCATCGACCAGCTCCTGGCCATCGAATCCGGCATCGACTCCTGGAAACTGCGCACCGGCGCCCTCGACGACGACGACTTCCCGCGCATCAACGAAGCCATGGCCGAGCTGTCCGAAGCCCCGCTCTACATCGACGACTCCGCGCTCACCAACGTCATGGAAATGCGCACCAAGGCCCGCCGCCTCCAAGCCGAACACGGCCTCGGACTCATCGTCATCGACTACCTCCAGCTCATCTCCGGCGGCGCGCGCAGCCTCGAAGGCCGCCAGCAAGAAGTCTCCGAAATCTCGCGCGGGCTCAAAGGCCTCGCGCGCGAGCTCAATGTGCCGGTGCTGGCCCTCTCCCAACTCTCCCGCGCCGTCGAATCCCGCAACCCGCCCATCCCACAGCTTTCCGACCTGCGCGACTCCGGCTCCATTGAGCAAGACGCCGACGTGGTGGCATTCATCTACCGTCCCTGGTATTACGACAAACAAGCCGACGAAAACACCACCGAGGTGCTCATCAAAAAGCACCGCAACGGCCCCATCGGTGATGTCGAACTCTACTTCCACCCCGAACAACGCCGGTTCACCGACGCCCCCAACAGTTTCCGGTCTCATGGGTAACGTTTACGCGCGTACTCGAATCGGTTATGCTTTAAACCATCAACACCAGAGGTATTCGTGCTAAACAAACAGGTACTCCGCGGTCACGATTTAGTCCGTTTTAGCAAATTCGGCCTAGTTGGCGCCCTCAACACCCTTATCGACTTCGCGGTGTTCAACTTCCTCTCGAGCATATTCCGCTTTACGCTCATTCAATCAAACATCGTCTCTACCACTGTGGCAATGCTGTTTAGCTTTACCGCCAACCGTCACCTCGTGTTCAAAAAAGATAACGGCAATGGCTCAGTCTGGCGCCAAGGCATCATCTTTTTCGCCGTCACCGCTTTTGGCTTATATGTACTCCAAACCGTCACAATCAAGCTGCTCACCGAAATCTGGCTAGCGCCGATTGGGCTGGGGCTAGCAGCCGCCCATATGCTCGGCATTTTCGGCCACGATCAATTTTTGGCCAAAAACGGCGCCAAGGCCATCGCGACCATCGTTAGTCTCGTCTGGAATTACATAATGTATAAAAAGGTAGTGTTTTCGTAATGACAAAACCACCCGCAATCACCCCACCATTCGCCTGGCTCGGCCGGTACTGGACCCCAGTCGGTCTCGCTCTCATCACCGGCACCGCCGCATTTTTCCGCTTTTATCAGCTGGGCAGCCTTCCGCCCGGGCTCGACGAAACCTCCGCGCGCATCGGGGTGCAGGCACTCCAGCTCGACACCACCCACGGATTTCCCGCCCTCAACACCGCCAACGGCTACTCCGCGCTATGGGTTTGGCTCCAGGCAGCCGCTATCGGCCTATTTGGCCACACCGCACTCAGCCTACGGCTCTGGGCCGCAGTGCTCGGCACGCTCGCCGTCGTCGCCACCTGGCTCTGGCTGCGCGACTGGTTTAGCCCCCGCATCGCCTGGGTCGGCGCCCTCACGCTCGCCGTATCGCCCTGGGCCGTCACCCTCAGCCGAGGCGGCCTCGAATCGGCCCTCCCGCCAGTCCTGATACCGCTCACGCTCTGGCTCTGCGGCCGCGTCATGCGCCAGCCCAGCTTGATCGCCTACGCCGCACTCGGCGCCGCCCTGGCACTCAACCTACTCAGCGGGCCCATCGGCTGGATATTCACGCTCGCCATTGTCGGCATCGCCGTGGTCAAATCTGCCAAAGACCACAATCTGCTCAAAATCACCCGCGCGCGTCTCGTCGGCTCCAGCATCTTGGCACTCGGTCTCGCTGTCTTGGCCTACCTCACAGCCACATCGTTCACCAATCTCAAATCTGCTCCCCATGCCCTCGGCCTCGTCAAAACCGCCGGCGCCTTCGCTGACAACATCGTGAAAGTCCTGCTCATGTTCAACGTTCACGGCGACGAAAATTACCGCCACAATCTCGCCGGCGAGCCGCTTCTCAACGCCTTCGTGGGCCTCATGCTCATAGCCGGCCTGCTTGTGAGCATCTCGCGACTCCATCGCCAGCGCTACCGCATATTGCTCCTGCTCGCGTTTGTCATGCTCAGCCCAGCGCTTCTGGCCGGAGCCGGCACGCCCAACGCCAGCTGGGCCGTCGGAGCCATGCCCTTTGTCTTTGCCTTCGTGGGCCTGGGTACGTCCTACATGCTCGAGCTCTGGTACGCCACCTTCCCGATCAACTCCGCCGCTAGGGCCACCGGCCAAGCCGCCATCATCCTGCTCCTAGCCCTATCGCTGCTCCAGGGTTATACCCAATACTTCCGCGCCTGGGCCGGCTCCACCGCGGTCTACGTCGCCTACAACGAAGGCACCACCCAAATGGCCACCCACCTGCGCACCGACAAATTTAACGGCGAACGATTTGTGGTGGTGGGAGCCGATCAAGTTCCCGTCTTCGAATACCTCGACCACGACCTGGCCAACTACCGCCTGCTCGACACCACCGCGCTCGCCGGACTGCCCATCGCCACTGCCAGCCGCGAATTCTACATCGCCACGAGCACCCGCGACGCCGCCGTCAAGATACTCAAGGCCAAATTCCCCGGCGGGGTACTGCACCCGCATTATTCGGGCTTCAACCAAATCGAAATTTACTACACCTACGAAACCACCAAATGAGCGAACCTACCATCGACCTGAGCATCATCATTCCAGCCTACATGGAGGCCGCTCGGATCGCTGACGCTCTCGTCGACCTCGCCACCTTTCTCAAATCCCGCGATTACGGTAAGGTCGAGGTGATCGTGGTCACCGCCGACAGCCCTGACGGCACGGCCAAAATCGCGGCCGCCCAAGCCCGTCTGTTCAAACACTTCCGCCTCGTGCAGGCCGGCCCGCGAGTCGGCAAGGGCCGCGACGTGAGGCTGGGCATCTTCGAAGCCCGCGGCCGCTACCGCCTCTTCATGGACGCCGACCTCGCCACCCCGCTCCACCACCTCGACGACGTCAAAGCCTTCATGGATCGCGGCGGCGTCGTGGGCATCGCCGTGCGCAACCTCCTGGTGATTCACAAGCAATTCACGCGCAAGTTCGTATCCAAAGCCGCCAACATCGCCGCCCAAGTGCTCGTGGTGCCCGGCATCAAAGACACCCAGTGCGGCTTCAAAGTCTTCGAG includes:
- a CDS encoding GtrA family protein; this translates as MLNKQVLRGHDLVRFSKFGLVGALNTLIDFAVFNFLSSIFRFTLIQSNIVSTTVAMLFSFTANRHLVFKKDNGNGSVWRQGIIFFAVTAFGLYVLQTVTIKLLTEIWLAPIGLGLAAAHMLGIFGHDQFLAKNGAKAIATIVSLVWNYIMYKKVVFS
- the dnaB gene encoding replicative DNA helicase, with the protein product MAQPSTKRRRDEPAAPSIGEILAREVSAGRIPPQNLEAETSLLGSILIEKDAIIRVADIVSAEDFYVDRHALIYAAIMDLYEQRQPIDIVSLSNKLSAAGELERIGGSAYIASLTSAVPTAAHVVHYAGIVSHKATLRRLIAAASNITGYGYDEQTPLDALLDKAEQTIFEVSQKNLKQNFIPISSILTDSFDRLNEMHSNADKLRGIPTGFRDLDRLLAGLQNSDLLILAARPSMGKTTLVMNIAHHVAAKEGIPVGFFSLEVSKEQLIDQLLAIESGIDSWKLRTGALDDDDFPRINEAMAELSEAPLYIDDSALTNVMEMRTKARRLQAEHGLGLIVIDYLQLISGGARSLEGRQQEVSEISRGLKGLARELNVPVLALSQLSRAVESRNPPIPQLSDLRDSGSIEQDADVVAFIYRPWYYDKQADENTTEVLIKKHRNGPIGDVELYFHPEQRRFTDAPNSFRSHG
- a CDS encoding glycosyltransferase, coding for MSEPTIDLSIIIPAYMEAARIADALVDLATFLKSRDYGKVEVIVVTADSPDGTAKIAAAQARLFKHFRLVQAGPRVGKGRDVRLGIFEARGRYRLFMDADLATPLHHLDDVKAFMDRGGVVGIAVRNLLVIHKQFTRKFVSKAANIAAQVLVVPGIKDTQCGFKVFEAEAAEKIFSRMTMLQWSFDMEILAIARQLHYPIEYFDTPDWKDPKTAGTSLVGDSIIKVALSGFLDPFKIRAGIWAGRYRQAHYTHKARY
- a CDS encoding glycosyltransferase family 39 protein; its protein translation is MTKPPAITPPFAWLGRYWTPVGLALITGTAAFFRFYQLGSLPPGLDETSARIGVQALQLDTTHGFPALNTANGYSALWVWLQAAAIGLFGHTALSLRLWAAVLGTLAVVATWLWLRDWFSPRIAWVGALTLAVSPWAVTLSRGGLESALPPVLIPLTLWLCGRVMRQPSLIAYAALGAALALNLLSGPIGWIFTLAIVGIAVVKSAKDHNLLKITRARLVGSSILALGLAVLAYLTATSFTNLKSAPHALGLVKTAGAFADNIVKVLLMFNVHGDENYRHNLAGEPLLNAFVGLMLIAGLLVSISRLHRQRYRILLLLAFVMLSPALLAGAGTPNASWAVGAMPFVFAFVGLGTSYMLELWYATFPINSAARATGQAAIILLLALSLLQGYTQYFRAWAGSTAVYVAYNEGTTQMATHLRTDKFNGERFVVVGADQVPVFEYLDHDLANYRLLDTTALAGLPIATASREFYIATSTRDAAVKILKAKFPGGVLHPHYSGFNQIEIYYTYETTK